In Primulina huaijiensis isolate GDHJ02 chromosome 16, ASM1229523v2, whole genome shotgun sequence, a single genomic region encodes these proteins:
- the LOC140961463 gene encoding exocyst complex component EXO70A1-like: MDKGNENLVSARKLLKASVEKSKALGLSLEEAGPRLDEISQRLPALELAIRPIRAQRDALGAVSGHINRAVVPAAAVLKVFDAIHGLEKSLSDPQYDLPGYLGVLKRLEEALRFLGENCGMAIQWLADIVEYLEDHRVADERFISGLKKALNSLRELEAGEEKGHLDGGLLEVSLDRLQNEFRRLLIENSVPLPMSSPTMAGEQACIAPSPLPVAVIQKLQAILGRLILNDRLDKCISIYVEVRSSNVRASLRALNLDYLEISVSEFNDVASIEIYIAQWGRHLEFAVKHLFESEYKLCNDVFERMGLDVWKSCFARIASQAGILAFLQFGKTVAESKKDPIKLLKLLEVFASLNKLRLDFNRLFGGAACAEIQNLTRDLIKRVIEGASEIFWELSIQVELQKHTPPPVDCSIPRVVTFITDYCNKLLGDEYKPILTQVLVIERSWRHEKFQERILTDELLNLVKAIELNLETWSKGYEDAVSSYLFLMNNHWHVYKYLKGTKLGALLGDSWLREHEQYKEYYSTTFFRESWGKLPALLSREGLILFSGGRATARNLVKQRLKAFNEAFDNMYKKQSNWVISEKDLRERTCQVIIQTIVPVYRSYMQNYGPLVEQDQSASKYAKYTAQSLEKMFESLFHPKPMKQFSFKVRQPSGKFNNGAHVDQYQTPPTVK, from the coding sequence ATGGATAAAGGCAATGAAAATTTGGTATCTGCTAGGAAGTTGCTAAAAGCCAGTGTAGAGAAATCCAAGGCTTTGGGTTTGTCTTTAGAAGAAGCTGGGCCAAGATTGGACGAGATTAGCCAAAGACTGCCTGCTTTGGAACTGGCGATTCGACCGATAAGGGCTCAAAGAGATGCCCTTGGTGCTGTTAGTGGTCATATAAATCGAGCCGtggtccctgctgctgctgttcTTAAGGTTTTCGATGCCATTCATGGGCTTGAGAAATCGTTATCCGATCCCCAATATGATCTTCCGGGGTATCTTGGTGTGCTTAAACGGCTTGAAGAGGCATTGAGGTTCTTGGGGGAGAATTGTGGGATGGCAATTCAGTGGTTGGCTGATATCGTGGAGTATCTGGAGGATCACAGGGTGGCTGATGAAAGATTTATTTCGGGTTTAAAAAAGGCACTTAACAGTCTACGGGAACTTGAGGCGGGGGAAGAAAAGGGCCATCTTGATGGGGGCCTTCTTGAAGTCTCGTTGGATAGATTGCAAAACGAGTTTAGGCGCCTTTTAATTGAGAATAGCGTTCCATTGCCTATGTCCTCTCCAACCATGGCAGGCGAACAGGCCTGCATTGCTCCATCACCTTTGCCAGTTGCTGTTATCCAGAAATTACAGGCTATTTTGGGgagattgattttaaatgacagGCTTGACAAGTGTATATCCATCTATGTTGAGGTCCGTAGCTCAAATGTACGTGCGAGTTTGCGAGCACTAAATCTAGATTACCTTGAAATATCTGTGTCTGAGTTCAATGATGTGGCAAGCATAGAGATATACATAGCTCAGTGGGGTAGGCATTTGGAGTTTGCCGTGAAGCACCTGTTCGAATCTGAGTACAAACTTTGCAATGATGTGTTTGAGAGGATGGGATTGGATGTGTGGAAGTCGTGTTTTGCAAGAATAGCTTCCCAGGCCGGGATTCTTGCTTTCCTTCAGTTTGGTAAAACAGTCGCCGAGAGTAAGAAGGATCctatcaaacttttgaaattGCTGGAAGTTTTTGCATCCTTAAATAAACTAAGATTGGATTTCAACCGTCTCTTTGGTGGAGCAGCCTGTGCGGAGATCCAAAATCTAACTCGGGATCTAATTAAGAGAGTGATAGAAGGCGCCTCCGAGATTTTCTGGGAGCTTTCGATTCAAGTTGAACTGCAGAAGCACACGCCACCTCCTGTGGATTGTAGTATTCCAAGAGTGGTGACTTTTATCACTGACTACTGCAATAAGCTTCTTGGGGATGAATATAAGCCAATTCTTACGCAAGTTCTAGTCATTGAAAGAAGTTGGAGGCATGAAAAATTCCAAGAGAGAATCCTCACAGACGAGCTTTTGAATTTGGTTAAGGCCATCGAACTGAACTTGGAAACATGGTCCAAAGGTTATGAAGACGCTGTTTCATCTTATTTATTCTTGATGAACAATCACTGGCATGTCTATAAGTATCTGAAAGGCACGAAACTTGGTGCTCTTCTTGGAGATTCTTGGCTAAGAGAACACGAGCAGTACAAGGAGTACTATTCGACTACATTTTTTCGTGAGAGCTGGGGAAAACTTCCAGCTCTCTTAAGCCGGGAAGGTCTGATTCTTTTTTCAGGTGGGCGTGCAACGGCTCGGAATCTTGTAAAACAGAGGTTAAAGGCTTTTAATGAAGCGTTTGACAACATGTATAAAAAGCAGTCCAACTGGGTTATTTCAGAAAAAGATTTGCGGGAGAGAACATGCCAGGTTATTATTCAGACAATTGTACCAGTTTATCGCAGCTACATGCAGAATTATGGCCCGTTGGTTGAACAAGACCAAAGTGCAAGCAAATACGCCAAATATACGGCTCAGTCTTTAGAGAAAATGTTCGAATCTCTGTTCCATCCAAAGCCAATGAAGCAATTCAGTTTTAAAGTGAGGCAGCCGAGTGGGAAATTTAATAATGGAGCTCATGTGGATCAGTATCAAACTCCCCCAACTGTGAAGTGA